From Pseudofrankia saprophytica, a single genomic window includes:
- a CDS encoding amidohydrolase family protein, protein MDQLGHPVWDADNHYYEAVDAFTRHLDPRDGPRCVQWATINGRQYHVLGGRVSRAVSNATFDPISRPGCLSEYFRGNPNKVNPLDLIRDSEPIRAEYRDPAARLRVLDEQGLAGCFLFPTLGMIYEEPLRHDPVAVTKTFRAFNRWLAEDWTFDYQGRIIAAPYLSLADVDWAVEELEWAIGQGARMIVMRAAAPTTATGLHSPFDEMFAPFWARLNESGLTLVVHAGDSGVSTDGYAGGGHSFSFSGTSYGPTIASFAIEKAVHDYLLSMLLANQFARYPNLRVASVENGAEFLPDLFRKARSQAKKLPGWFTEDPVEIFRRHVWVNPFWEDDLESVVRWVGADRVVFGSDWPHIEALPHPLDYLPETKPLSPADRRLVLHGNALDLATPRPA, encoded by the coding sequence GTGGACCAGCTCGGGCACCCGGTGTGGGACGCGGACAACCACTACTACGAGGCCGTCGACGCCTTCACCCGCCACCTCGACCCGCGGGACGGGCCAAGGTGCGTGCAGTGGGCGACCATCAACGGCCGGCAGTACCACGTGCTGGGCGGCCGGGTCAGCCGTGCGGTGTCCAACGCGACGTTCGACCCGATCTCCAGGCCCGGCTGCCTGTCCGAGTACTTCCGCGGCAACCCGAACAAGGTGAACCCGCTGGACCTGATCCGCGACAGCGAGCCGATCCGCGCGGAGTACCGCGACCCGGCCGCGCGGCTGCGGGTCCTCGACGAGCAGGGCCTCGCGGGCTGCTTCCTCTTCCCGACCCTCGGGATGATCTACGAGGAGCCGCTGCGGCACGACCCGGTCGCGGTCACGAAGACCTTCCGCGCCTTCAACCGGTGGCTCGCCGAGGACTGGACCTTCGACTACCAGGGCCGGATCATCGCCGCGCCGTACCTCTCGCTCGCCGACGTCGACTGGGCCGTCGAGGAGCTGGAGTGGGCGATCGGCCAGGGCGCCCGCATGATCGTGATGCGCGCCGCGGCGCCGACGACCGCGACCGGCCTGCACAGCCCCTTCGACGAGATGTTCGCGCCCTTCTGGGCGCGGCTCAACGAGAGCGGGCTGACGCTGGTGGTGCATGCCGGCGACAGCGGCGTCTCGACCGACGGGTACGCCGGCGGCGGGCACAGCTTCAGCTTCTCGGGCACCAGCTACGGGCCGACGATCGCGAGCTTCGCCATCGAGAAGGCGGTGCACGACTACCTGCTCTCGATGCTGCTCGCGAACCAGTTCGCGAGGTACCCGAACCTGCGGGTCGCCTCGGTCGAGAACGGCGCCGAGTTCCTCCCCGACCTGTTCCGAAAGGCGCGCTCGCAGGCGAAGAAACTGCCGGGCTGGTTCACGGAGGACCCGGTCGAGATCTTCCGGCGCCACGTCTGGGTCAACCCGTTCTGGGAGGACGACCTGGAGTCCGTCGTGCGCTGGGTCGGCGCCGACCGCGTCGTCTTCGGCTCCGACTGGCCGCACATCGAGGCGCTCCCGCACCCCCTCGACTACCTCCCCGAGACCAAGCCCCTCTCCCCCGCCGACCGCCGCCTGGTTCTTCACGGCAACGCCCTCGACCTGGCGACGCCCCGCCCCGCCTGA